The segment GCAGATCGCCGAGGACCTGCTGGCCAAGACCGCGGCCGCCAAGATCATCCTGGAGATCGAGGTCGGCGTCGTCGGTGGCGAGGAGGACGGCGTCTCCGCTGCGATCGACGACAAGCTGTACTCGACCGTCGAGGACGGCCTGGCCACCGCCGCCGCCCTGGGCCTGGGTGAGAAGGGCCGCTACCTGACCGCCCTCACCTTCGGAAACGTGCACGGCGTCTACAAGCCGGGCAACGTCAAGCTCCGCCCGGAGATCCTCAAGGAGATCCAGGACGCGATCGGCGCGAAGTACGGCAAGGAGAAGCCGCTCGACCTGGTCTTCCACGGCGGCTCGGGCTCGCTGCTCTCCGAGATCCACGGCGCGCTGGACTTCGGTGTGGTGAAGATGAACATCGACACCGACACGCAGTACGCGTTCTCCCGCCCGGTCGCGGATCACTTCTTCCGCAACTACGACGGTGTGCTCAAGGTGGACGGCGAGGTCGGCAACAAGAAGGCGTACGACCCGCGCGCCTGGGGCAAGCTCGCCGAGAACGGTCTGGCGAAGCGCGTCGTCGAGGCCTGCGAGCACCTCCGCTCGACCGGGACCACTCTGTCGAAGTAATCCGAACGGCAGCGGCCGGTCCCCGAACGCGGGGACCGGCCGCTGTTGTCTTGCGTGGTTACGCAGCGACATGGGTACGATCGGTCGTCTTGATCAAGGGACGGTGGTCGTGCTCGGTATCGAGGGCTGGAAACCCGAGTGGCATCACGATGCCGAGGCCCTCGCCGCCACTCATCGACACATGTTTGTACGGCTCATCGGCCGTAGGCTGCGATCAAGCTGGCTGATGTGGGACGTGGCCCAGCGGGGCTGGTTCGCCGACGGCCCGATCATCCTCGACTTCGGTTTGAGTCGCGTCGAGGTCACTCACCGTAAGTTCGACGAGTGCGCGATCACCTGGGACCAGATCGACATGTCGGTGCCAATCGACTGGTACGAACATTTCGACTGGCGCGCCGACCCGCACGCCGCGCTGCGCAAGGCCCGCGGCCGGCCGCTCCGCGCGGTCAACATCATCGAACGGACCACCTCGGCGGACTGGCGGCCCCGGGTCCTGCATGCCGTCGAGTTCCTCTTCGACGGGGCCCGCCTTGCCGTCTACAACGCGATGGACGAGAACGGGCTCACCGACGTACCGGAAGCGGACCTTCCTCGGGTCCACTGGCGACGCGTCCACGTAGCCTGACCGCCGGCCGGCCCTTGCCCGCCGCTGACCGGACCCGTGCTCGGCTCGGCCTTGCCTTCCCCGGCCCGGCTCTGCCTTGCCTTGCCTTGCGGGGCAGCTGGTAGGCGGACGCCGCGCGGAAAGCGCCAGCTGATCGCCTGCTGGCCACCCGCCTCTGCTCAGCAGCTGCCGCCTCCGCCGGAGTCGCAGGAGCCGCCACCCCCGCTGGACCAGCCGTCGCCGCCGCCGTAATGCGTCACGCCGGGCTGGTAGCCGCCGACCCGGTGGTCGTGCGGGCCGGCCCCGATGGTGGCCCGACGGGACACGCGGATCGCGACCGCCACGGCGATCACCAGACCCGCCAGAAACAGCATCATCGTCAGCATGGCTGCAGTGTGAGCCACGCGCGCCAGCCACGGCTGTCAGTCACCGCCGCCACCGCCACCGCCGCCCCCACCGCCGCTGTCGCCTCCGGAGGAGCCGCCGCTGTCACTCCAGGACGAGCCGCCGCTGTCACCCCAGGACGAGCCTCCGCTGTCACCCCAGGAGGAACCGCCTCGGTCATCCCAGGACGAGCCGCTGTCGCCCGAGGACGAGCCGTGGTCATCCCACGACGAGCCGCCGTCGTGCGACGTGTAGTAGAACGGTCCGCCGCTGCTGCGCTGGATGTGCGGCCGGGGCGCCCCGTAGTCGTTCCGCCCCCGCTTCGCGTTGCGGAAGATGATCAAGGCGGCGATCAGGGCGATCGCGAAGAATGCCAGCACCATCAGCGCTCCCAGGAGTACGACGAAGGTCACCATGAGCGCAGTGTGCGGCATCCTCGCCACCTCACCTGAGCAGGGCCGACATCGCCTCCTCCAGCGAATCGGTGACCACGATCAGATCGGACTGGTCGCCGTGCGGCGAACGGGCCAGCAGCGGACCCAGCAACTCCGCCACCGGCAGCGCCGACCAGTGTTCGACGCCGAGGAACACGAACGCCCCGGACGGCCCGTCGGTCCGGTAGAACGTCTTCGTCGCCGCCTGGAAGATCTCCTGGACCGTGCCGGCCCAGCCGGGGGCGAAGACGATGCCACCTCGGGAGAGGCGCAGGATCGAGTCCTCGCGTACCGCGTTGGAGAAGTACTTGCCGATCTGCCCGGCGAAGAGGTTGGCCGGCTCGTGTCCGTACAGCCAGGTGGGCAGTGCCAGCCCGCCGTGCTTGAGCCGGCCCGCCACGTCGCTCTCCGGGAGCGGATAGGCCGCGCGAACGGCCAGGGCAGCCGCGGTGTACGGGTCGTGGTCCTGGAACCGCGGCGCGGTGGCCAGCTTGTCGATCGCGTCGGACAGTTCGTTCTCCGACCGCGAGGCGAAGTAGGCGCCAAGGTTCGCGGCCTCCATCACCCCGGGCCCGCCCCCGGTCACGATCAGCCGCCCGACGCCGGCCAGTTGCCGGGTCAGGTCCGCGACCATCCGGTACGCCGAAGCCCCGCGCAACTCCGCATGCCCGCCCATGATCCCGACCGGTCCCTCGTGACCGTGCACCGCCGCCCACGCGGACAGCGCCTTGCCGAGCGCGTTGTCGATGCCCGCGTCGTGAAGCCGTTGCGCAAGCGCCTCCCGGATGTCCGGCACCGCACCGCCGTGCGCGACGAAATGGTCGAAGACCACGGTGTCGTACATGCCGGCGAACCCGCCGTCGGCGAACCCGGCGGCCAGGTCGTCGGCCGTGTAGAGCAGCGCGGGATGGGTGGGGTAGGGCCGGGTCTGGAACGGCGGCACCAGGTGGGCGCCGCGCCGGATCAGGTCGATCTCCACGTCCGGCCCGGCGAGCCGGCAGCCTACGAAGAGCGTGCCGCGCACGTCGACGCCGGTCAGATCCGGTGGATCGCGGTCCAGGTGCACGCCGAGGACGACGAGCCCGGCCAGGGTGTTCTTGCGGACGTGGGAGTCGAACTCGGCACGCGACTCGATCTCGAACTCGGTCGCGTCGAACGGGGCGTCCCCACCGAGCACTGGTTGCAACGGATCCGGCATGTGGTCCATCTTGCGCGAAACGTGCACGGTGACGTCGGCCACCCCGCACGCGTTGACGTACTACCTAGAGTTGTCCGCATGCGTGCTGCGTCGGGATCGCTCTTCGGGTTGGCGTACGGAGACTCCTTGGGGAAACCCACCGAGTTCCAGGAGTACGCGCAGATCGTGGCCCGGTATGGTCCCGGTGGCCCACGCCGGCTGGAGGGCGAGCCCGCGCTCGTCACCGACGACACCCAGATGGCCCTCGCCGTCGGTGAGGCCCTGCTCGAGGTGCACGCGGTCACCCCGGAGACGTTCGAGCCGGTGCTGCGGCGCCGGTTCGTGGAGTGGGCGGCCAGCCCGGAGAACGACCGGGCCCCCGGCATGACCTGCCTGCGGGCCTGCGCGGCGCTCGCCGACGGGCGTCCGTGGACCCGGGCCACCCAGCCCGACTCCAAGGGTTGCGGGGCGAACATGCGGGTCACCCCGGTCGGCCTGATGCGCGGGCTGACCGATGACCAGCGGGCCGGGGCCGCGCAACTTCAGGCCGGGCTCACCCACGGTCACCCCACCGGGTTGGCAGCGAGTGAGCTCACGGCGTACGCGGTCCGGTGGCTCAGCGACGGCCTCCCGCCGGCCGACCTGCTGGATGCGCTCCGCGAACGCTGCGCCTCGCAGCGCAAGGTCTACCGGGGTGACTGGCTCGGCGAGCTCTGGCAACGCCCCACGGTTTCCTCCCCGGAGGAATTCATCGCCCTGGGCTGGGACGAGTGCGCCGCCGCCCTCGACCGGGTCGCCGAGGCCCTCGCCGCCGGCGCCTACGAGGGCGACCCGTGCCTGGCCACCGGCGCCGGATGGATCGCCGAGGAAGCGCTGGCCACGGCCCTCTACGTCTACCTGATCTCGCCCGACGAGCCGGTCGCCGTCCTCGGCCGCGGCGCCGCCTCCTCCGGCGACTCCGACTCCATCGCCTGCCTGGCCGGCGCCTTCGCCGGCGCCGCGCTCGGCCTGCCGGCCTTCCCGGCCGAATGGCAAACCCAGATCGAGTACGCCGACCGCCTCTTCCGCCTCGGCGCCGCCTGGGACTGACCCCTCCACCGCCGGCGATTCACTTCGGCTTGCGGTACCCCTCCGCGGCCGCCGCCGGCGATCCCACCCGGCCGCCAGCGATCCCTCCCCGGGCGCCGCCGGGATGGTTTTGGGACGCTGGGCGGAATGATTGCCGGGCGTCCGGGTTGAATGAGGTCATGCAGAACCTCCTTCCCGAGCCCCCGGCCACCCTCCTGCCCGCCGACGCCCAGGCGGACAAGGCGCTGGCCGAGGCTGCCGCCACGGGCAACGCCGCGGCCTTCAAGGCGGTCGCCGCCGACTACCCCGCATACAGCGCCGCCTGGGCGCCCCTGGCCACCGACGCCCTGGCCGCGGGCGAGCCGGTGACCGCCTACGCCTACGCCCGCACCGGGTACCACCGCGGCCTGGACTCGCTGCGCCGCAACGGCTGGAAGGGCCACGGCCCGGTCCCGTGGTCGCACGAGCCGAACCGCGGCTTCCTGCGCTGCCTGCACGCCCTGTCCCTGGCCGCAGCCGCCATCGGCGAGGCCGACGAAGCAGCCCGATGCGCCCAGTTCCTGCGCGACAGCGACCCGGCCGCTGCCGACGCCCTGAGCTGATTTATCTGACGCGGAGCGGTGGTCGCTGCAGGCAGCCACCGTTCCGCATCTTCATCGGTACGCGCGACGCCGTCCCCAAAGAATTTGGACCGTCCCGCACTACCGCGCGATCACCCAGATGGTGCGGGCCCCAGCGCGGGCGCCGGGCGTAAGCAGCACTAAAGGCCCTCGGCCACGGAGGCTGCGATCTTCAGCCAGGCATCCCTGGTGTTGGCGGAGAGTTCGCCGTACCGGATCGGCTCGCCCGAATCGATCAACTTCTCATAGGGCGCCAGCAACACCGCCCGGGTACGCGCGGCGAAGTGCTGCTGGATCGCCGGCAGATCGATGTCCTTCCGGGTCGGCGGCATGGTGACCACGGTGATCGCCTGCCGGACCAGCCGCCGCCGACCGCCCTGCTCCAGGTGATCGAGCATGCGGGCAGCAGTCTCGGCCGAATCGTTCCGGGCCGACATCGTGATCACCAGCTGGTCGGTGGCGTCCATGGCGGCCTGCCAATTCTCCGCCCGCACGTTGTTGCCGGTGTCCACGAAGATCAACTTGTAGAACCGGCTGACCACATCCCGGATCTCCGCGAATGCACCAGCCGTCAGCATCTCCCCGGCCGTCGCGGACTCGTCCGACGCGAGCACGTCGAACATCCCCTCGCCCTGCGCACGCACATACTGCGAGAGGTCACCGACCCGCCCCTGCGCCCCTTGGAAGAGATCCAGGTCGCGCATCATGTCCCGAACCGTACGAGCGTGGAAATCCTGCTGCGCCCGCATCCCCAGGGTGCCCTGAGTCTCGTTGTTGTCCCAGGCCAGCACGTACCCGCCGCGCTTCTGCCCAAAAGTCATCGCCAACAGCAGCACCGCGACCGTCTTGCCCGCCCCGCCCTTGGGATTGACCACGGTCACCTGCCGCAGACCGCCGAAGTTCCGCCGAACCATCTCGACGTCCTGTTTGTACTCCAGCTCCCGCTTACCCGGCGCCAACTTGACCAGCCCAAGCGTGCCCTTGTGCAGCATCGCCCGAGCCCCCATGGTCGCCGTCTGCTGAGCCGGCTTCGCCAGCCGCCGCCGAGCAAACTCCTCCGCCGTCGGCGTCCCGTCACCGATCCACGCCAGCTCCTCGAACGGATTCCCAGCCTCAGCTCCGGAAGGCGGTGCAGAACCGGGCGGCTGCTGCCCGCCCGGCGATTGCTGCCCGGCCGGTGGTTGCTGCCCGGCCGGTGGTTGCTGTGCGGCCGGCGGCGGCGCGGCCTGCGGCTGTTGCCGGGCGGGCGGGGCCGCTGCGGGCGTTCCCGGCTGGTGAATGCCGGCGGCAGGCAGAACCGGCGTGGTGGGGCGCGAACTGGCGGGCGGTGCCGCAGCCTGCGCCGAAGCGGCTGTCGGTTGAGCAGGCTCGGGAGCCACCGGCGCGACCGGTGCAACAGGCTCGGGAGCCACCGGCGCGACCGGTGCAACAGGCTCGGTCGGCTGCGACCGGCGCGGCGGCTGCGCCCACGGCGAGTCAGCGTTGGCGTGCCCACCGGCATCCTCGGCCGGCTCGCGCTGGGCCGGCAGGTGGACGCCCGGCGGCAGGACCGCGTCGGTAACTGGCCGGAACACCCCGGGCTCCACCTGGATCACGCCGGCAGGCGGGAGGTGAGGTTGCGAGGCCGGGGCCGGGGATCCGGCGGGCGGAAGGGGAGCCGCGGACGCCGAGGCTGAAGGCGGAGGTGGAGAGGCCGCGGCGAGGTGCGGAGATTGGGCTGCCGGGGGTTCGGCCGGGTGCGGCGATGGGGAGGCCGCCGCCGGGGACTCGGCGCGCGGAAGGTGAGGCTGGGACGCCGGAGGTCCGGAGCCCGGGAGCGGGACCCCGGAAGGCGGGAGCTGCACAGCCCGCCCGTGCACCGGTGTCTCCGGCTCCTCGGCCCAGAACGGTTCGACATCCCGGTCGGCGTGCTCGTCCTCCACGAATACGACCTCCCGTTAAGGCAGACATCCGGCCGATGAACCCTTTTCCACGTGGCCAGGGCGGCACCACCCGGCACCAGCCAACGGCTCGGATGCCTTCGGCCCGATGCCAGGTTGAAAAGGGTTCATTGTCCGTTCAGGGTGGCATAAGTGTCAGCCTGCGTACACCGCCCAGGCGCCCGGCTCGGTCCACCAGGATCGCTTGCGGCTCGTGGATCCCGCCACCCCGTCGTCGAGGAACTGCAGGTCGCCGTCGCGGGGCAGCACCGAGACCGCCCGGCCGCGGGCCCGGCGCACCTCGATGCGTACCCGGGTGCCTTTGAAACGCTGCTTGACCACGACCGGGACCGCCACTGCGACCTCGACCCGGCCGTCGGTGGGGTCGCCGTCGGCGAGCAGCTGCAGGCCGTCGAATTCGGCATAGCCGCCACCGTTACCGACCGCACACGCCAGGACCGGCTCCTCACCGTCGGTGAGCAACGCGTTGTCCACCTCGACCCGGCCGCGCCACGGAACCGCGCGTCCGTTGTCGTCCGCGCCGCCGAGCAGCGCGCCGTCCAGGGTGACCGAGCCGCCGTCGTTGCGCAGCAGGTCGAGCCGGCGCACGTCCCCGTTGAGCACGGCCGCCGCGACCTCGGCGGGGGTGCGCGGCAGACCGAGCTGTGCGGCGAGGTCCGAAGTGTTTCCCGGGTCGAGCGGGAGGATCGCCAGCGGCGGCAGGTCCGGCACGGTCCGGGCGCTGGGCAGGTCGGCCGGTCGTTTGCTGGGCGGCGGAGCGTACCGCCGGACCAGCCGGCGCACGACGGCGCGCAACTGGCCGTCGGTGGCGCTCGCCACCACCAACCGCAGCTTGGTCTCCGGGTCCGGCCAGGTCAGGCCGTCCGGCCTGGCCGGACCGTCGAAGCGGGCCAGCACCGCGTCGATCTCCTGATCGGAGCCGGCCATCACCGTTTCGACCCGGGCGCCGGCGGCACGCAACGCGTCGGCGCAGGTCAAGACGGGGGTACGCGGAGCGCACACCGCCGCCGCAGCGGTCCCGCAGCCGCCACAAGCGGAGCCGCAGGCGTCACCCGACCCCTCGGCCAGGCTGAGGAGAACGACGTCGTACATCCGTTACGCCCCGAGGACCGAGTGCCGCTCGATGACCGCCTCGCGGCCCGGCCCGACGCCCACGATGGAGATGCGCGCGCCGATCCGCTGCTCGACGAACTCGACGAACCGCTGCGCGTCTTTCGGCAGGTCGTCGAAGCTGCGGCAGCCGGAGATGTCTTCCTTCCAGCCGGGCAGCGTCTCGTAGATCGGCTTGGCGTGGTGGAAGTCGGTCTGGTTGACCGGCATCTCGTCGTGGCGGACGCCGTTCACGTCGTAGGCGACGCAGACCGGGATCTCGTCGAGCCCGTCATAGTTGTCCAGCTTGGTCAGTGCGAAGTCGGTGACCCCGTTGATCCGCTGCGCGTACCGGCCGATGACCAGGTCGAGCCAGCCGATCCGGCGCGGGCGGCCGGTGGTGGTGCCGTACTCGTGGCCGACCTCGCGCAGGTAGTCGCCGTACTTGTCGTGCAGCTCGGTGGGGAACGGGCCCTCGCCGACGCGGGAGGTGAAGGCCTTGAGCACGGCCACCACCCGGTCGATCCGGGTCGGCGGGATGCCGGAGCCGGTGCAGGCGCCGCCGGCCGTCGCGTTCGAGCTGGTCACGAACGGGTAGGTGCCGTGGTCGACGTCGAGCAGGGTGGCCTGGCCGGCCTCGCAGAGCACGACCTTGCCGCCGTCGATCGCCTGGGAGAGCTCGAGGGCGGTGTCCGCAACGTACGGCCGGAGCCGGTCGACGTAGGACAGCAGCTCCTGGACGACCTCCTCGCCCTTGACCGCGCTGCGGTTGTAGATCTTCGACAGCACCTGGTTCTTGAACGCCAGGGCCGCGGTCACCTTCTGCCGCAGGATCGACTCGTCGAAGAGGTCCTGCACCCGGATGCCGATGCGGTTCATCTTGTCGGCGTAGGTCGGGCCGATGCCGCGTCCGGTCGTACCGATCCGGCGGGCGCCGAGGAACCGCTCGCTGACCTTGTCCATCGAGCGGTTGTAGGACGCGATGACGTGCGCGTTGGCGCTGATCCGCAGCCGTGAGGTGTCGATGCCGCGCGCCTCCAGGCCGTCGATCTCCTGGAACAGCACGTTGAGGTCCACGACGACGCCGTTGCCGATCACGGGTACGACATTCGGCGAGAGGATTCCACTCGGAAGGAGGTGCAGCGCGTACTTCTCGCCGTCGATGACGACAGTGTGGCCCGCGTTGTTGCCACCGTTGAACTTGACCACGTAGTCCAGCCGGTCCCCCAGCAGGTCCGTGGCTTTGCCCTTGCCCTCGTCGCCCCACTGGGCGCCGACCAACACGATCACCGGCACTTCGGTAATGCCTTTCCCGAACGGGTCGTACCTGGAGGAGTCCGGGTACTGCCGAAGTTTACGCGACCGCACCGCAGGTAGGATGGGCCGTCGTGCGCGTACTTCTGATCGGCTCCGGTGGGCGCGAGCACGCGCTTGCCGTCGGGCTCGCCGCCGACCCGTCCGTCACCTTCCTCGCCGCCGCGCCGGGCAACCCGGGAATTGCCCAGGTCGCCGAGCTGCACGAGGTCAAGGCCACCGATCCCGCCGCGGTCGCGGCGCTCGCCGTGGAGCTGAGCGCCGACCTGGTGGTGATCGGTCCGGAGGCGCCGCTGGTCGCCGGGGTCGCCGACGCGGTCCGGGCCAAGGGCATCGCCTGCTTCGGCCCGAGCGCGGCGGCCGCCCAGCTGGAGGGCTCTAAGGCGTTCGCCAAGGAGGTCATGCTGGCCGCCGGGGTGCCGACCGCCCGCTCGTTCGCCTGCACCGACATGGCCGAGGTCCGCGCCGCCCTGGACGAGCTGGGTACGCCCTACGTGGTGAAGAACGACGGCCTGGCGGCCGGCAAGGGTGTGGTCGTCACCGATGACCTCGAGGAAGCCCTGATCCACGCCGAGGCCTGCGGCAAGGTCGTCATCGAGGAGTACCTGTCCGGCCCCGAGGTCTCGCTCTTCGTGGTCACCGACGGCACCGCGGCCGCCCCGCTGATGCCGGCGCAGGACTTCAAGCGTCTGGGTGACGGCGACGAGGGCCCGAACACCGGTGGCATGGGCGCCTACGCCCCGCTGGACTGGGCGCCGGCCGATCTGACCGAGCGGGTGCTGCGGGAGACCGTCGAGCCGACCCTGGCCGAGATGCGCCGTCGGGGGACCCCGTTCGCAGGGCTGCTCTATGTCGGACTCGCCCTCACCCCGGCCGGCCCGAAGGTGATCGAGTTCAATGCCCGCTTCGGCGACCCGGAGACCCAGGTCGTGCTGGCGCTGCTGGAGTCACCGCTGGCCGGTCTGCTGAACGCGGCCGCCACCGGGACGCTGGCCGCCCACGAGCCGCTGCGCTGGAAGGACGGCTCGGCGATCACGGTCGTGGTGGCCGCGCACAACTATCCGGGCACGCCGCGTACCGGTGATGTGATCGAGGGCGCCGAGGTGCCCGGTGTGATCCACGCGGGCACGGCCCGCAACGCCGAGGGTGCGCTGGTCTCGGCGGGCGGGCGCGT is part of the Actinoplanes sp. NBC_00393 genome and harbors:
- the fbaA gene encoding class II fructose-bisphosphate aldolase, giving the protein MPIASPEVYAEMIDRAKAGAFAYPAINVTSSQTLNAALQGFAEAGSDGIIQISTGGAEYVSGPTIKNKVTGAVALAEFAHHVAKHYPVNIALHTDHCPKNHLDGFVRPLIDISAERVARGENPLFQSHMWDGSAVPLDENLQIAEDLLAKTAAAKIILEIEVGVVGGEEDGVSAAIDDKLYSTVEDGLATAAALGLGEKGRYLTALTFGNVHGVYKPGNVKLRPEILKEIQDAIGAKYGKEKPLDLVFHGGSGSLLSEIHGALDFGVVKMNIDTDTQYAFSRPVADHFFRNYDGVLKVDGEVGNKKAYDPRAWGKLAENGLAKRVVEACEHLRSTGTTLSK
- a CDS encoding LOG family protein, which encodes MPDPLQPVLGGDAPFDATEFEIESRAEFDSHVRKNTLAGLVVLGVHLDRDPPDLTGVDVRGTLFVGCRLAGPDVEIDLIRRGAHLVPPFQTRPYPTHPALLYTADDLAAGFADGGFAGMYDTVVFDHFVAHGGAVPDIREALAQRLHDAGIDNALGKALSAWAAVHGHEGPVGIMGGHAELRGASAYRMVADLTRQLAGVGRLIVTGGGPGVMEAANLGAYFASRSENELSDAIDKLATAPRFQDHDPYTAAALAVRAAYPLPESDVAGRLKHGGLALPTWLYGHEPANLFAGQIGKYFSNAVREDSILRLSRGGIVFAPGWAGTVQEIFQAATKTFYRTDGPSGAFVFLGVEHWSALPVAELLGPLLARSPHGDQSDLIVVTDSLEEAMSALLR
- a CDS encoding ADP-ribosylglycohydrolase family protein, encoding MRAASGSLFGLAYGDSLGKPTEFQEYAQIVARYGPGGPRRLEGEPALVTDDTQMALAVGEALLEVHAVTPETFEPVLRRRFVEWAASPENDRAPGMTCLRACAALADGRPWTRATQPDSKGCGANMRVTPVGLMRGLTDDQRAGAAQLQAGLTHGHPTGLAASELTAYAVRWLSDGLPPADLLDALRERCASQRKVYRGDWLGELWQRPTVSSPEEFIALGWDECAAALDRVAEALAAGAYEGDPCLATGAGWIAEEALATALYVYLISPDEPVAVLGRGAASSGDSDSIACLAGAFAGAALGLPAFPAEWQTQIEYADRLFRLGAAWD
- a CDS encoding DUF3151 domain-containing protein → MQNLLPEPPATLLPADAQADKALAEAAATGNAAAFKAVAADYPAYSAAWAPLATDALAAGEPVTAYAYARTGYHRGLDSLRRNGWKGHGPVPWSHEPNRGFLRCLHALSLAAAAIGEADEAARCAQFLRDSDPAAADALS
- a CDS encoding chromosome partitioning protein, translating into MEDEHADRDVEPFWAEEPETPVHGRAVQLPPSGVPLPGSGPPASQPHLPRAESPAAASPSPHPAEPPAAQSPHLAAASPPPPSASASAAPLPPAGSPAPASQPHLPPAGVIQVEPGVFRPVTDAVLPPGVHLPAQREPAEDAGGHANADSPWAQPPRRSQPTEPVAPVAPVAPEPVAPVAPVAPEPAQPTAASAQAAAPPASSRPTTPVLPAAGIHQPGTPAAAPPARQQPQAAPPPAAQQPPAGQQPPAGQQSPGGQQPPGSAPPSGAEAGNPFEELAWIGDGTPTAEEFARRRLAKPAQQTATMGARAMLHKGTLGLVKLAPGKRELEYKQDVEMVRRNFGGLRQVTVVNPKGGAGKTVAVLLLAMTFGQKRGGYVLAWDNNETQGTLGMRAQQDFHARTVRDMMRDLDLFQGAQGRVGDLSQYVRAQGEGMFDVLASDESATAGEMLTAGAFAEIRDVVSRFYKLIFVDTGNNVRAENWQAAMDATDQLVITMSARNDSAETAARMLDHLEQGGRRRLVRQAITVVTMPPTRKDIDLPAIQQHFAARTRAVLLAPYEKLIDSGEPIRYGELSANTRDAWLKIAASVAEGL
- a CDS encoding diacylglycerol kinase family protein codes for the protein MYDVVLLSLAEGSGDACGSACGGCGTAAAAVCAPRTPVLTCADALRAAGARVETVMAGSDQEIDAVLARFDGPARPDGLTWPDPETKLRLVVASATDGQLRAVVRRLVRRYAPPPSKRPADLPSARTVPDLPPLAILPLDPGNTSDLAAQLGLPRTPAEVAAAVLNGDVRRLDLLRNDGGSVTLDGALLGGADDNGRAVPWRGRVEVDNALLTDGEEPVLACAVGNGGGYAEFDGLQLLADGDPTDGRVEVAVAVPVVVKQRFKGTRVRIEVRRARGRAVSVLPRDGDLQFLDDGVAGSTSRKRSWWTEPGAWAVYAG
- a CDS encoding adenylosuccinate synthase, with the translated sequence MPVIVLVGAQWGDEGKGKATDLLGDRLDYVVKFNGGNNAGHTVVIDGEKYALHLLPSGILSPNVVPVIGNGVVVDLNVLFQEIDGLEARGIDTSRLRISANAHVIASYNRSMDKVSERFLGARRIGTTGRGIGPTYADKMNRIGIRVQDLFDESILRQKVTAALAFKNQVLSKIYNRSAVKGEEVVQELLSYVDRLRPYVADTALELSQAIDGGKVVLCEAGQATLLDVDHGTYPFVTSSNATAGGACTGSGIPPTRIDRVVAVLKAFTSRVGEGPFPTELHDKYGDYLREVGHEYGTTTGRPRRIGWLDLVIGRYAQRINGVTDFALTKLDNYDGLDEIPVCVAYDVNGVRHDEMPVNQTDFHHAKPIYETLPGWKEDISGCRSFDDLPKDAQRFVEFVEQRIGARISIVGVGPGREAVIERHSVLGA
- the purD gene encoding phosphoribosylamine--glycine ligase, coding for MRVLLIGSGGREHALAVGLAADPSVTFLAAAPGNPGIAQVAELHEVKATDPAAVAALAVELSADLVVIGPEAPLVAGVADAVRAKGIACFGPSAAAAQLEGSKAFAKEVMLAAGVPTARSFACTDMAEVRAALDELGTPYVVKNDGLAAGKGVVVTDDLEEALIHAEACGKVVIEEYLSGPEVSLFVVTDGTAAAPLMPAQDFKRLGDGDEGPNTGGMGAYAPLDWAPADLTERVLRETVEPTLAEMRRRGTPFAGLLYVGLALTPAGPKVIEFNARFGDPETQVVLALLESPLAGLLNAAATGTLAAHEPLRWKDGSAITVVVAAHNYPGTPRTGDVIEGAEVPGVIHAGTARNAEGALVSAGGRVLSVTASGADLVAAREAAYALVKGVRLDGAQYRTDIAQRAVEGRI